A section of the Acanthochromis polyacanthus isolate Apoly-LR-REF ecotype Palm Island chromosome 1, KAUST_Apoly_ChrSc, whole genome shotgun sequence genome encodes:
- the ccdc170 gene encoding coiled-coil domain-containing protein 170, with protein MENSDEPNEKERLKMRIAVLEESVKSCEVECKASRETVLRLVAELDQERRRTASSAAALDSLKVELDGLSVGRRSVEMEKQSLTERLEASRRVIEAARRESQCLEKQVEELERKIQAAEGKAQTFLEKVAELLQGKCEDVILPTEREILQNLDKLCNKTVSDMEARLSRFYEQLSEQTELQQSTQQRSQLAEQQVQDLRERLQSLEAELMTADMHRDGLRRSKQQYEEFLEELSEMMKVDSIAVDLGFDMRLKLILSRAEQLVKHEGKALVETKSLTYSLQRKLKSQKDQLESKGLHIQLLRKKLSELEEEKRSRSALGVERDDAHLEVRRLQKKVERLQGELKATKLSNTELKAQLSHTNELKLKVVEQSQAMQEQKKKLDQLVDVKTKVEKTLSTVSSDLQSQEKKTKEDQQHLSSLRQSLAQLSDSQRELTDFRMVVSQMLGVDATSSARSNYEIIKLLENLLHGHHHLHHHVNPPCLCSTHQWPHLLQILPDSSTVDVSTCRSSSGDAVRLHET; from the exons ATGGAAAACTCCGACGAG CCTAATGAGAAGGAGCGGCTGAAGATGAGGATCGCTGTTCTGGAGGAAAGTGTGAAGTCCTGTGAGGTGGAGTGTAAAGCCAGCAGAGAGACGGTGCTGAGGCTGGTGGCTGAACTCGaccaggagaggaggaggacggcTAGTAGTGCAGCTGCTCTGGATTCACTCAAAGTG GAGCTGGATGGCCTCTCAGTGGGACGGAGGAGTGTTGAGATGGAGAAGCAGAGTCTGACTGAGAGGCTTGAAGCCAGCAGGAGAGTGATTGAGGCGGCCAGGAGAGAGTCACAGTGCTTGGAGAAACAGGTGGAGGAGCTAGAAAGAAAGATTCAGGCAGCTGAAGGGAAAGCGCAGACGTTTCTGGAGAAGGTGGCCGAGCTCCTGCAGGGGAAGTGTGAGGACGTCATCCTacccacagagagagagattctGCAAAACCTGGACAAGCTCTGCAATAAG ACAGTTTCAGATATGGAGGCGAGGCTGAGTCGTTTCTATGAGCAGCTGAGTGAGCAGACGGAGCTCCAGCAAAGCACACAACAGAGATCTCAACTCGCAGAGCAGCAAGTCCAGGACCTGAGGGAGAGACTGCAGAGTCTGGAGGCTGAACTAATGACAGCCGACATGCACCGAGACGGACTGAGACGCAGCAAACAGCAG TACGAGGAGTTTCTGGAGgagctgtcagaaatgatgaaGGTTGACAGTATTGCAGTGGATCTCGGCTTCGACATGAGGCTGAAGCTCATCCTGTCACGTGCAGAACAACTTGTCAAACATGAGGGAAAGGCTTTGGTGGAGACTAAAAGTCTGACCTACAGCTTGCAACGAAAG CTGAAGTCACAGAAGGACCAGCTAGAGAGCAAAGGACTCCACATCCAGCTCCTGAGGAAGAAGCTTTCAGAGctagaggaagagaagaggagtCGATCGGCGTTGGGTGTAGAACGAGACGATGCACATCTGGAGGTCAGGAGGCTGCAGAAGAAAGTGGAGCGTCTGCAAGGAGAACTGAAGGCCACCAAGCTGTCCAACACTGAGCTCAAGGCCCAGTTGTCCCACACCAATGAGCTGAAG TTGAAAGTTGTGGAACAGAGTCAGGCCATGCAGGAGCAGAAAAAGAAGCTGGATCAGCTGGTGGATGTGAAGACGAAGGTGGAGAAGACGCTGAGCACAGTGAGTTCAGACCTGCAGAGCCAAGAgaagaagaccaaagaggacCAGCAGCACCTCAGCAGCCTCAGACAGAGTTTGGCTCAGCTGTCCGACAGCCAGAGGGAG TTGACGGATTTCCGGATGGTGGTTTCCCAGATGCTAGGCGTGGACGCTACATCTTCAGCTCGTTCAAATTATGAAATCATCAAACTGCTGGAGAACCTTCTTCACGGtcatcatcaccttcatcatcacgTTAACCCACCCTGCCTCTGTTCTACTCACCAGTGGCCTCATCTGCTGCAAATCCTTCCCGACTCCTCCACTGTGGATGTTTCTACCTGCAGGTCTTCCTCAGGAGATGCAGTTCGCCTTCATGAAACCTAA
- the rmnd1 gene encoding required for meiotic nuclear division protein 1 homolog, giving the protein MLLRTLFSRLGVPRSTETKPVCLSASASLSQSIQSHKYESKPRTHSAPWIFSRTFHSNSLHQQHIRLPASGGFQSLSSTLFTEPGALTDCIRGQTRFYSSNIVKAVLKSNLKPAIVPGKRAPKGPRTKQPSRANQPSQSEDKDMMQCIAFATADQYHLPTLCHDLINQGFQEIDLPRDASNVLVISTDMAAKPDDNAQIFFFREGSVVFWNVEEKTLKRVLRILEHHEIQPYEVALVHWENEEINYTVGEGNTKLERGNFMLSDQMDQQEAVLEKFAFSNALCLSVKLAIWEVALDNFVDSIQSIPEMLKSGKRVKLSSAEVMKKIGELFTLRHCINLRSDLLLTPDFYWDRENLEKLYDKTCQFLSINRRVNVVNEKLEHCTQLTDLMRSHLSEKHSLRLEWMIVILITIEVLFELAKMIF; this is encoded by the exons ATGCTTCTCCGGACATTATTTTCCAGACTGGGAGTTCCACGGTCCACAGAGACTAAACCAGTTTGCCTTTCAGCCTCAGCCAGTCTCTCCCAGTCTATCCAGTCTCACAAGTATGAATCCAAACCCAGGACTCACTCTGCTCCATGGATCTTTTCAAGGACCTTTCATTCGAACTCTCTTCACCAACAGCACATAAGACTGCCTGCTTCAGGTGGATTTCAAAGTCTAAGCAGCACTTTGTTCACTGAACCTGGGGCTCTGACTGACTGTATAAGAGGACAGACTCGTTTTTATTCATCCAACATTGTAAAGGCGGTgttaaaatcaaatttaaaaccAGCAATAGTGCCTGGAAAAAGAGCTCCAAAGGGACCACGGACAAAACAACCGTCTCGAGCCAATCAGCCTTCACAGAGCGAGGACAAG GACATGATGCAATGCATTGCCTTTGCAACAGCAGATCAGTATCATTTACCGACACTGTGCCACGACTTGATAAATCAAGGCTTCCAGGAGATAGATTTACCAAGAG ATGCCTCAAACGTGCTGGTGATCAGCACAGACATGGCTGCAAAACCAGACGACAACGCTCAAATATTCTTCTTCAG GGAAGGCTCTGTAGTTTTCTGGAATGTTGAGGAGAAAACG CTGAAAAGGGTTCTGAGAATATTGGAACATCATGAGATTCAGCCGTACGAAGTAGCTTTAGTCCACTGGGAAAACGAGGAGATCAACTACACTGTCGGAGA GGGAAATACGAAGCTTGAACGTGGAAACTTTATGCTCAGTGACCAGATGGACCAACAGGAAGCTGTTCTGGAGAAATTTGCGTTTTCAAATGCTTTATGTTTGTCTG TGAAGCTGGCGATCTGGGAGGTTGCATTAGACAACTTTGTGGACTCGATCCAGTCGATTCCAGAG ATGCTGAAGTCTGGCAAAAGAGTGAAGTTGTCCTCAGCTGAGGTTATGAAGAAGATAGGAGAGCTTTTCACGTTAAG ACACTGTATAAACCTGCGCTCCGACCTGCTCCTCACTCCTGATTTCTACTGGGACCGAGAAAACCTGGAAAAACTCTACGATAAGACGTGCCAGTTCCTCAGCATCAACCGCAGAGTCAAT gttgtGAACGAGAAGCTGGAACATTGTACACAGCTGACCGACCTGATGAGGAGCCACCTGAGTGAGAAGCATAGCTTGAGGCTGGAGTGGATGATCGTAATCCTCATTACGATCGAG GTTTTGTTTGAACTCGCGAAAATGATCTTCTAA